The Flavobacterium sp. 20NA77.7 genome includes the window AAGACTTAGCGATATATACTAAGTTCAAAATGTCTTTTTGAAAACATGAACCTCCAAAACCTACAGAGGCTTTTAAAAATTTCGGGCCTATTCTGCTGTCTAACCCAATCGCTTTTGCTACTTCGTTTACATCAGCGCCTGTTTGTTCACATAATTCGCTCATCGCGTTTATAGACGAAACACGTTGGGCTAAAAAAGCATTTGCCGTTAATTTTGATAACTCAGAAGACCACACATTTGTGGTTAGAATTTTGTCCTGTGGCACCCAATTTGCATAAATATCTACTAAAGCTTGAATTGCTTTTTGACCTTCAGGCGTTGTATCTCCCCCTATCAAAACTCTATCTGGTTGAAATAAATCTGCTACTGCAGTACCTTCCGCTAAAAATTCAGGATTTGACAAGATTTGAAATTGTACGCCATTTCCTGTATTAGTTAAGATGTCTTTGATTGCGCTCGCTGTTCTAACAGGTAATGTAGATTTTTCTACAACAATCTTATCGGATTTAGCTACGCGTGCGATTTGACGTGCACATAATTCAATATATTTTAAATCAGCCGCCATTCCTTTTCCTACTCCATAAGTCTTTGTAGGTGTATTTACGGAAATAAAAATCATTTCTGCGTCATCAATAGCTTGATCAACGGCTGTTGAAAAAAATAAATTTCTTCCTCTTGCTTCTTTAACTACGGCTGCTAATCCAGGTTCATACACGGGTAATTCATTTTCATCTTCACTATTCCATGAATTGATTCGTTCTTCATTTAAATCAACTACTGTTACTTTTATGTGTGGACATTTTTGTGCAATTACTGCCATAGTAGGTCCGCCTACATATCCTGCTCCAATACAACAAATGTTTTTTATCATGCTATTTTAGTCTTTTAAATATGAAATCCTACATGGATTTTAATGCGTTTTCAAATGGAATTCTTTGCATTAAGCTTCTTCCTAAGGTTACCTCATCGGCATATTCTAATTCGTCGCCAACAGAAATTCCTCTGGCTATTGTGGAAACTTTTATGTCACAATCTTTTATTTGTTTATAAATATAAAAGTTTGTAGTATCCCCTTCCATAGTAGAACTTAATGCAAATATTAATTCTGTTACTTCATTATTTTTTACTTTGTTTACCAAAGGTGTAATATTTAATTGCCCAGGACCAATGCCTTCAATAGGTGAAATTTTACCACCTAAAACATGATATATTCCTTTAAAAATT containing:
- the recR gene encoding recombination mediator RecR → MEFSSKLLQNAVNEVALLPGIGKRTALRLVLHLLKQPKEQTAILSEALTKMRNDIVYCQKCYNISDVAVCDICANPNRDTQLICVVEDVRDVLAIENTGIFKGIYHVLGGKISPIEGIGPGQLNITPLVNKVKNNEVTELIFALSSTMEGDTTNFYIYKQIKDCDIKVSTIARGISVGDELEYADEVTLGRSLMQRIPFENALKSM
- a CDS encoding UDP-glucose 6-dehydrogenase produces the protein MIKNICCIGAGYVGGPTMAVIAQKCPHIKVTVVDLNEERINSWNSEDENELPVYEPGLAAVVKEARGRNLFFSTAVDQAIDDAEMIFISVNTPTKTYGVGKGMAADLKYIELCARQIARVAKSDKIVVEKSTLPVRTASAIKDILTNTGNGVQFQILSNPEFLAEGTAVADLFQPDRVLIGGDTTPEGQKAIQALVDIYANWVPQDKILTTNVWSSELSKLTANAFLAQRVSSINAMSELCEQTGADVNEVAKAIGLDSRIGPKFLKASVGFGGSCFQKDILNLVYIAKSYGLHEVADYWEQVIIMNDHQKRRFAKNIIKTLYNTVSGKKIAFLGWAFKKDTNDTRESAAIYIANDLISEQASIAVFDPKVEEKQILKDLNALETRSAETNQKGIQTFQNSYDACEKAHAIAVLTEWDEFKTYDWQKIYDNMLKPAFIFDGRNLLDKNKLEEIGFVYQAIGS